AGGCTGGAGTCTGCAGTGTGGTCTCCTCAGATTTCTGTAGGCTGAGAACAGCTTGGAAACCCAAAATTCTTGAGAAATTAGGTAAACagtgaaatttttaattaatctaATTTTGTATTTCTAGAGCTTCTTTAGGCGAATGCTCTTTGAAAAGATGCATGGAGGTTTAATTGTATTGGGAATATTTCCAGTTATTCTGGAGCTCAGTGGCAGGTACATGAATATGTAATGTTTGAATATATGCAATGCCTTTAAATACAGATCTAGCGATTGCGACCATCTCTCCTGGCTATTTTAGGAAGGCAACTGTGAGAGCTTGTCCTTAGAGGCACTGTCTCTCCCTCGCTCCTGTCTGGGCTTTGTTAGTAGCTTCTCTTAGGGGCAGAGCCACCACTTCTGAGCTCTGTGCTCTTTCTGAGATCCTGTTGTCACTTATTTGAGGGTGGGAGGTCTACCTGTCTAAAATgtgctttctttatattttagtCTGATAGTGGAGGAGCCTTTAAAGGTTTTAAAGGTTTGGTTGTGCcttctggaggaggaggagggttttCTGGATTTGGTAGTGGCGCTGGAGGGAAGCCTCTGGAAGGACTGACAAATGGAAACAGCACAGCCAGTGCCACACCCTTCTCCAGCTCAAAGGCAGCAGCAGTGGAGCCCAAGGCAGCATTTGGTGAGTAGCCCTCCCTCTCCGCTCCCTCTGAAATAGATGCTGAAAGAGAACTCTGCTACcaggttgtttatttttttgtctttggcCCAGGCTAATCTTGAACCCCGTTCTCCTCTTCCACCCTTCTGAATACTGGGATACTGTAGGTGTATGCTAtcagacctagctggggaaatgtGTCCTCAGGCAGCAGTAAAAGGATGAGACTCAGGGAGATGCATGGAGCAAGTGGGCCAGCAGAACACACCTTTGCACCAGCACACAGCGATTCTGTTCTCAGCTCCCCAGTTATTTTACTTTACCTCATTGTTCAttgtagaaaatttaaatataatatagacatatattcaatgaaaggtatgatagagacaaaaatatttatgaggtAAAAtctttcctaaattctttcttctttctgtcccatgccagatggctcctgatatgagacagaaactctgaatttttcttttaacaacatgcttggatttagagaaggatagccattgtccaacttcaaagtcagctttaatttttaagtagagaTATATATGTGTTCAGGTAAtgaaattttaccctgcagaTATATCATCAGAAGTCGGATTTCTCTTCTCTTGGAGATCCtttctggatagttatcttttctcctttaggcatctagatgtccaagatCTCTTGATATTctaaagatgagtattttcctgcaaagacaagaacagaattttgccccaacccttatgaggtttccttaccacctgtgtgattgtcacctctgtggattgagctgttatttctctttctcaagaggtgtCTCTTTTTCAGACcaaatgtttattaatttttatggtatccatagcttttctcctgtggaaataagAGTGAATACTGAATACCCAGTCCTGTTTTGGATGAGCTAGTCAGCAACTTCTGGGACTCACATAGAGAACTGGCTCTAAAAGTATATGCTGCCTGGTGTTTGTGGGTTTGAGATGGGTTTTCAGCTCAGCTACAGAaattcaggctggcctttagCTGGGTAGTGAGAATAActttgaactctggatcctcctgcAGGCACCCACTCGCCTGTTTAGTCCTTACTAAGCAGAATGAACTAAGTGCCTTAGTAACCATTTGCTAGATATCCAGTTCCTCAGCATTGGTTTATGACACAAACTTGGTGAACAGTAGCAGGGAAAGCAGAGCATGATAATAGCCGTACAAAAACCTAGTTGTAGCTGAGcctggtggcacactcctgttgTCCCTGCTCAAGAAGTTGAAGCAGAGTGGTGAGTTCCAGCTTGTCTGggcctacatagcaagactctgtctaaaCACAGTAAAAACATGTAACCCCTAGGTGGTTTGATCAAACTGCTTTTAAAGTGTTTGGACTTTAACTTCTTACAGGTTCTTTTGCTGTGAATGGTCCTACTACCTTGGTTGATAAGCAACAATGTAATAGCAGCAATCAGCTGTCCTCTGGCCCAGCTTCCAGTACAGCCTGCACTGGGAATACCTATCACAAGCAGTTGGCTGGCTTGAACTGCTCTGTCCGGGACTGGATAGTGAAGCACGTGAATACCAACCCACTTTGTGACCTGACGCCCATTTTTAAGGACTATGAGAGATACTTGGCAACGATTGAGAAGCAACTTGAGAATGGAGGCAGGAGCAGTTCTGAGAGCCAGACAGATAGGGCAGCGACTGGAATGCAGCCCCCCTCTCTTTTTAGTTCAGCAAAACTACAGCAAGAGTCACCGTTTTCGTTTCGTGGCAGCAAAGCAGAGGACACATCTGAAAAGGTGGAGTTTACAGCAGAAAAGAAATCGGACATAGCACAAGGAGCAACAAGTGCCTCGTTTAATTTCGGCAAGAAAATTGAGAGCTCAGTTTTGGGCTCCTTAAGTTCTGGCTCCCTGACTGGGTTTTCATTCTCCCCTGGAAACTCTAGTTTATCTGCCCAAAGTAAAGCTGCCTCTTCACCATTTTCTGCATCAGAGAGTCaagcaggaggcagcagcagtgAATGCAGAGGTAAATAGAAAGCCACTGGTTCATGTATGTGCAGCTCTAATGAGAACGTCGctccattttctgtgtgtgtcacaGTTGCTTCATCCTTATCCTTAAAGTAGAGCAAGGCCTGTTTTATAGGGTGTTCAAAGCTCCCAAAGGGTGTGGTTCTGCGGGAGAGAGGTGACAAGGTGTGCTCCAGCAGCATAGCCTCTGTCTTCATGAGGTGGGTGGGGCTCCAGGTGCGTAGTGAAGGGCTGTGAACAGATGGCTGCAGAGCAGACTGAAGTTCTATCGTGCTGACTGGAAAGCGCTGGGCAAGTGGTGCTGTGTATAGAAGCAGCAGATTAAAAACAGTTTGAAAAGTTGACATTGTACTGAAAAAGCTCAACATGAATGCCCATTGGAGTTGACTGTATTTAGACCTGCTAAATTAATTAATGTTGGGGCCAGACCTGCTAAAAAGGAGGGTCACTCAACCCCGAAGGAAGGCTCTGCTGTTGTGAATCACACTAGTGTGTCCTTGGGCCTTTTGTACCCAGTGTGTCAGGTCTTGGCGATGGGCACAGTTGCAGGGTTTCTTCTGAGATATTGGTACCCACAGTGCTCATGTTTGTTCTTCATAACACAGGACCAGTTCATTCAGTAACACTTTCTAAAATGATATGTGTGCCTACTGTGTGCGCTGTGCAGTGTGTTGGTCACGAGCCATTCCTAGGCAGTGGGTACTTGCATTGGGACTAGTGGTGCTGAGGGATTACATTTCTAATTTTCAGGGGcagggattttgtttttgtttttctttatgtatccctggctgtcctagagcttgctaaggtagaccaagctgcccttgaactcacagggatcttccAGCTTctatcttccaagtgctgtgattaaagttgtgagccgccaccacagccagcaagtTTCTAATTTTTGATAGAACTAGTTAagtgttttaaaaagttaaatgtcCCTCTGTGTGAATGAGAACCTTCCACTAGAACATGTCTGAGGGAGGGGAGACGACGACAAGAACAACGTTGGATGACCTGAGGCCACAGCAGAAGTAAAACGAGAGAAGCAATTGCATGAAGCCTAAAAGCCTCTGGATATCCAAGAACACAGTCGGCACTGGAGATGCCTGTGGAACAGAGGGGACATCTCGAAGCTGAACAGCTGATGGccctgatgtccaaaatataaaaatgtgggGCTGTTAAGAGCTCTCTTTGCTATTCCATAGGACCCAtagaacccaagtttggtttccagctgcagaattcttctgacttctacaggctcctgcacacgcatgtgcacatgcacacacatgtgcacatacactcacaaatgTGTAAATAATACAAAGATATAAGGATATCagtacaaataaacaaatagtaaaaataattgTGAGGACGACATAATAGGGCTGGCTACTTTCCATGGCAACAGAACAAAGCCAGCGTTCCCCTCAGGTATGGATGTGGCCTTCCCTCCAGAAGGCTGCATCCTCTGGGTGACAATTCTGCTGGGGTGCCTGAGCCTTGGGTAAAGTCAAACCTAGGGACCAAGTCCCAGCCCCTTGACTTCCTCTGCTCTTGGAGTAGGCCCTGCCACTGAGTCATCAAGGACGCATGGTAATGTGCTGTTCTCCAGGGGAGCATAGGTATGTTTGACTGCACCACTGCTGTCCAACCTGGGCCAGCCACCAGTGCTCCTTGTCTGAACTCCTTTAGTGTATGCACAGGCCCTCAGGGTAGATGGTCCAATAAGCACCacctccctccttttttaaaaaaaatttatttattatgtcagaagagggcaccagatctcattacagatggttgtgagccaccatgtggttgctgggaattaaactcaggacctctggaagagcaggcaatgctcttaacctctgagccgtatctccagccccaagtgaCCCCCTTTTATTTCTCCTCCGCCTCTAAATAAGAGAGTCTCCCCATCATAGGCAGCTGTCTCATGCCCTATCCTGCACACTGCACCATCTGACACTGTTGCCATCTTGTGGTTACCATTAGAAAGACTTGGAATTTGTTGAAACTTCCCCAGTCCTGGGAGGCTCAGCTGAGTAATCAATTTGAAGCGTGCCAGGAGATAGATCCTCATGGTCTTTAGTTCAATCTTGGGATCCAAGTCCTCAGTATTGCTTTAGTCTGGCAGGTTTTACACGGCTGCCTTTCTTTTGAGGGTGTCCTTCCTGTTTGTGTGTCAGCAGTGTCTCAGTACCCCCTGTGGCTGAAGCTTTATTGAAAGAATGTGCCCTTCCTGCTCGTCAGTGCAAGACCCTTGAGCTCTGTGACAGTTTAGTCAAAGCTTTGCAGCAGCTTCTCTGACAAGCTTGACCTGTAAAACAATCACTTTTGCCCTTTTGGCCATTGCTGATGCTGGTTATCCCTGAGCACAGTGTGGCTCTAGACACAAGAATATTGGCAAGGATGGTGTTGGGTGCTCTTTTTAGGTTAGATTCTCCACTGGGCAACCTGAGtatgtataattttatacttAAGTGTGTTTTGGTGAATGTCATAAGCAAGAATGGTTTTTATTCTAGAGTTTCCTACAAATTGGATGTAATTttataatagaaatggcttacCATTAAATATTATTACGTCTGGTGAGacggctcaacaggtaaaggtttTTGCCTCccagcctgatggcctgagttttaTTTCAGGAAGCatcatggtagaaggaaagaaccaaaccCTACAaggtacacacacaataaataaatttaaaatttcacaaaataaaatccaGCTGGCACCTCTTCCCGCAAAACAGTAAGGTGTTCACAGTCTTATTTACCAGCTTCCATGGATATTCCTGGATGATGTTCAGGGTGGGGAACAAGCGTCGCTGACTAAGTTGTTTCTGTGCCAGGTGGCGATGAAGAAGAGGATGATGAGCCGCCCAAGGTGGTGGTGACTGAAGTGAAGGAGGACGATGCTTTCTACTCCAAAAAGTGAGTGGGCTGTGTGCTGGGGCTGCCCTCCAGCCACACTCTGAGCTGCAACAGGGAAGAATGATTGGCctatttggttatttttgtttttttcaaggcaagagtttctctgtgtagtcctggtcttcctggaactcactctggccttcaactcacagagatcagtctgcctctttctctcaagtgctgggattaaaggcgtgtgccactaccagaTGGCTTAATAttgcctttttgtttgtgtttgctttgagTTGGGGGGGTCGTCTAAATTAGGGCcttgactgaccttgaacttacagacccacctgcctctggccaCTTTTTCTGAATAACCTAAGTATCTGCGTTTAACATACTGGCTAGGAAAACAGCGCACTACTTTATTCATAGTCACAGCTTATCCCAGACTTTCTCAGTATCTTAGGGGATCAAAAATGGAAGGTCAGAAgagaatttgaaaaaataaaaaggggaaaacaaGGTGGGAGAGAAGTAGGACAGACTGCTATGTCTGTACCTGTCCTTAAAGGGCCAGTCTGCTCTGCCACGCAGGACCAAGACACATGATTTAAAGAGGGCAGAGAAGTGGATCAGCTGAGATGTTGACTGACTAAGGAAAGGTGGCCTCCGGGTTTGGAGGGTTTGGAGGGGACTGTGTTTAGCAGAGTTTGTGTAGCATGCCCAAGATCCTGGATTCCATGCCCGCACTACACAGAAAGGTCTGTGTATGGGGTAAATTGTAGAATAACTGTTTGGTTTTTAAACTCAGATACCATCAATCTGGTAAAGAAGGGTTTATCCTCTTAGCCACTGCAGTTGGCTTTCAGGAAGGTAAGCAGTGGTTATCAGCAAACTAACTTGTTGACTATCTGATCATAACTGTTGTTTTCCCACAGGTGTAAACTATTTTACAAGAAAGACAATGAATTTAAAGAGAAGGGAATGGGAACCTTGCATTTAAAACCCACGGCCAATCAGAAGACTCAGCTCTTGGTGCGGGCAGACACCAACCTAGGTGGGTGCACAACCATCACAGTTCCTGTAGAGAGTTTTGCCTTGACTCTGGTTCTTTGTATTTTGAAGCTCAATAATGAGGGGTTTGTTATGTCTTATGAAAGTGATCATGAGGTCAGATTTATCTTCTGGTTACTaatatgtgtgtggtttttacTGTCAGGAACATTGTGTACACAGTATAGGTGTATTGTTAAAAGCTATAGTAGAGAAGTACCACAAAGGGTTTCATTTCCATATGTTGGAGTGTGACGAGTGGCGTGTATGTGGGACAGTTTGATGAATACAAAGAAGAAGTATACAGGTTTCAGTTTACGGGGGTCTTTGTGGGAGGAAGGATTTGTAGGTAAAGGCCCAAGGTTTTTAGGTCTCATTCCTCAGTCAATTTCTACCTTtatttttgggacaggatctcactaaacctgaagctcactgattttggcttggctggctggccagtgagtttcaGGGATCTACCTGTTTGTGCCACAGCCCTCATTCCTCCCCCCCACATACACCCCTTCTCtaagctaggattacaggaatgtgctgCTCTCCCCAGCTTTTAGCATGTGTTCTGAGAATTGGAACTCGTCCTTGTGTTGCATGCTTAGCAatgggaccatctctccagccctgggaatcTTTCTAGaacaagaatgtcccctttacCCCACTCAAGCTGATCCTTGCCACAGTTCTTTAGAATAGCTGTGCTAGCGGTGAGCCTGTGATGTGTGGTCAGTAGTGGGAGATTGCTGGGCAGCACCAAAAGACTCCTGGGGTTCTCTCTCTTAGGACTTGACTAGCTATAGCAGTATCACCATAATGTCACTCTGGCCTGGTGAGCAGTGCTGGTGAGAAGCACTGTGTCTTTGCCGACCACTCATCCAAAGTTCCATGAAATGATGAAGATCTGGGCAAGCCAGTGCTGCTCTGAACAGGCTCCTGCCTGGGAGATTGTGGCGGAATGTGCCTGTCAGCCCCAGCTCCCCTCCTGCTTGTCACGCCCCAGCATATAGGAAATGAAAGCCTTTATGGCCATAACTTTTAACACATTGAGAAGTTGTTTCATTGTTGAATCTTTAGCCTCTGAAAGAATCCTACAGTATTgatacatttgtttttatatgttgttttgataaatattttcctttgtttattcaaAGGCAACATACTGCTGAATGTTCTGATTCCACCCAATATGCCATGCACCCGAACAGGGAAAAACAATGTCCTCATTGTCTGTGTCCCCAACCCCCCACTTGATGAGAAGCAACCCACAGTCCCAGTCACCATGCTGATTCGGGTGAAGACGAGTGAGGATGCAGATGAGCTACACAAGATCTTACTGCAGAAGAAGGGTGCCTGAGCACTGAAGCCGACCAAGGGATGTTACAGCCACATTGCTGCTTCTCCTCTGCCCCCAAACTTAGtcacattctttcttcttcttactGTGACATTCTGAGAACTTCTAGGTAACGGGAAACTTCTGTGAGGAAGATTAAGGCCAATAAAACCTGGGTGTGTCAGTTCTTTTCCCTTCCTGAAAACTAAGCAAAATACATTCAAGTGAAAAAtttaggaagattttttttaatgttggttCATTGAGTAAACTAACCGAAGTGATTCTTAGTGGACTGCAGTCAGGGTACCAGTTAACACTCCTGCAGGCAGCTGTGGGC
The Microtus pennsylvanicus isolate mMicPen1 chromosome 2, mMicPen1.hap1, whole genome shotgun sequence DNA segment above includes these coding regions:
- the Nup50 gene encoding nuclear pore complex protein Nup50 translates to MAKRIAEKELTDRNWDQEDEAEEVGTFSVASEEVLKNRAIKKAKRRNVGFESDSGGAFKGFKGLVVPSGGGGGFSGFGSGAGGKPLEGLTNGNSTASATPFSSSKAAAVEPKAAFGSFAVNGPTTLVDKQQCNSSNQLSSGPASSTACTGNTYHKQLAGLNCSVRDWIVKHVNTNPLCDLTPIFKDYERYLATIEKQLENGGRSSSESQTDRAATGMQPPSLFSSAKLQQESPFSFRGSKAEDTSEKVEFTAEKKSDIAQGATSASFNFGKKIESSVLGSLSSGSLTGFSFSPGNSSLSAQSKAASSPFSASESQAGGSSSECRGGDEEEDDEPPKVVVTEVKEDDAFYSKKCKLFYKKDNEFKEKGMGTLHLKPTANQKTQLLVRADTNLGNILLNVLIPPNMPCTRTGKNNVLIVCVPNPPLDEKQPTVPVTMLIRVKTSEDADELHKILLQKKGA